A stretch of DNA from Micromonospora sp. NBC_01813:
CGCCGACGGTCAGCGCGATCACCGTCGGGTCCCGCCAGGCGACAGCCGCCAGGCGCAGCATCACCACCACGACGAGCACCCCGCCGATGCTGTGCACCACCCGTAGCGCCTTCTCCGGGGCCGGCAGGTCCACATCGGCCAGCAGTGGTGCCACCACCAGCGTCCAGGTGATCAGCCCGGTGACCAGGACCAGCACCAGGGTGTCCAGCATGCCGGAACGGTCCCGCAGCGCCACCGTCGTGCGGGTCAGGCTGAGTACGCCGGCCGCCAGCAGCCCGAACGTGGCGAGATAGGCGACGTCGGCCAGGCCGGCCAGCGTCTCACCGACCGCGCCCACCGCCCGGATCGACAGCTCGTAGCAGACGTCGCCGATCGCCAACGCCGCGGCGCCGCCGGCCAGCAACAGCCACGGGTGGCGGCGGGGTGGCCGGTGCCGGCGGATCCCCCAGCCGACGGCGGCGACGCTGAGTACGCCGATCAGCCCCCACCACAGCGCGGCGCCGGCCGGTGCCGCGAAAACCGCCACCCCGAGGGCAGCCTGCACCGCGAGGTAGCCGGTCAGTACGCGCCGGGGCAACTGAACTCCTCGAGTCTCCGGCCGGCCACAGCGGACCGCACACCGACCCGGTTACAGCATGGGGGCCGACGCGGGCCGGCACAACAGCGAAACCGGCAGCAGTACGCGGAACACCGCGCCGCCGCCGGGCCGCTCGAACAGCTCGATCCGCCCACCGTGACTGTCCACAATGGCGGCGGCAATGGCGAGCCCCAGCCCGGATCCACCACCCCGGGCCCGGGTGCGGCTCGGATCCACCCGGTAGAGCCGCTCGAAGATCCGGCTGGCGTGCGCCGCCGGGACGCCGGGGCCGTCGTCGGCCACCTCGAACACCGCCAGCGGCACGTCCGCCGGCAGGTCCTGGCCGACCGCGGCGATCCGCCGACCCGGCGCTACGGCGGCCGACGACGACAAGCACCCCACCCGGACGGTCACCTCGGCGCCCGGTCCGGTGTGCTGCAGCGCGTTCGCCACCAGGTTGGCCGCCACCTGACGCAGTTCCGGTTCGTCGCCGGGCACCGAGACCGGCTGCAGGTCAGGGGTGGCCACGGTGCCGGACTCGGCCGGGGCGAACCGGACCGTACGGTTCGGCGCCCTGGCGTGCGCGTCGCGGACCGTGTCGGCGGCGACGGCGAGCAGGTCGACCGGTCGCCGTACCGGCACCCGACGCTGGTCCAGCCGACTCAGCAGCAGCAGGTCTTCGACCAGCAGACCCATCCTGGCCGCCTCGGCTTCGATCCGGCGCATCGCCTCGTCGAGTTCGGGACCTGGGGCCGCCCCGCCGCGCCGGTACAGCTCGGCGAAGCCGCGGATCGAGGTGAGCGGGGTACGCAGCTCGTGGGAGGCGTCCGCGACGAACTGACGCAGCCGCTGTTCGGAGGCGGTACGGCCGGCGACCTCGGTCTCGATCCGGTCGAGCATCGAGTTCAGCGCCCCACCGAGGCGACCGACCTCGGTGTGCGGGTCGGCGTCGTCGACCACCCGCCGGGACAGATCACCGGCGGTGATTTCGGCCGAGATCTGTTCCATCCGGGTCAGCGGCCGCAGCCCGAGCCGCACCGTCGCCGCCGCGACCATGCCGAGCAGCAGCAGGATCATCAGCACCACGACGACGTCGATGACCAGCAGGGTGTCGGCGGTGGCGTCCACCTCGCGCAGCGAGACGGCGGCCACCGCGACTCCCCCGTCGGCGCGGGCGATGGCGAGCACCCGCCACGAGCCGTCGCCGTCGACCGCCGGCACGGTGAACGGCCGCCCGGTGGCGGCGGCCTGGGCCAGGGTCGCGAAGTCGTCGAACTCGGGCGGCGACATCTCCGGATCGGAGGAGAACTCCTCCGCCGAGGAGCCGTCCGCCTCGTACAACCTGACCAGTTGGGCGGGCTGCAGCGCCGGCCCGGGAAACATCCGTGGCCGTCGCCCGTCGGAGTCGAGCGACGGCGGGGCGGCGCCGGCGAACGGCCGACCCATCGACGACAGCTGCTCGTCGATCCGGTCGGTGAGGCTACGCCGGAGCAGGATCAGGCCGGCCGAGTTGGCCAGGATCAGCGCGACGGCGGTGAGTACGGCGGTCGCCAGCACCAGCCGGGACCGCAGCGTCCAGTGCGACCATCGGCGCGGCCGGAGCGTCCAGTGCGACCATCGACGGTGCCGCATCAGTCGTCGACCGCCCGGGGCAGCCGCAGCGTGTAGCCGACGCCGCGGACGGTGTGGATCAGCGCCGGCTCGTGCTGGTCGATCTTCTTGCGCAGGTAGTAGACGTACGACTCGACGATGCGCCCGTCACCGCCGAAGTCGTAGCTCCACACCCGGTCGAGTATCTGGCTCTTGCTGAGCACCCGACCGGCGTTGACCATCAGGTACCGCAACAGTTTGAACTCGGTCGGCGACAGGTCGACGCGCCGACCGCCCCGGCGAACCTCGTAGGCGTCCTCGTCGAGTTCCAGGTCGGCGTAGCACAGCACCCGGCCGGCGGACTCCGGCACGGTCGCGACACCGCTGCGCCGCAGGATCGCCTGGATTCGCAGCACCACCTCCTCCAGGCTGAACGGTTTGCTGACGTAGTCGTCGGCGCCGACGGTCAGCCCGGCGATCCGGTCCTGCACCGCGTCGCGGGCGGTCAGGAACAGCACGGGTACGTGCTGACGGCCGCCCCGGCGCATCGTGCGGGCCACCTCGAAACCGTCGATGTCCGGCATCATGACGTCGAGGACCACCAGGTCCGGGTCGAACTCCTCGACGGCGACCAGGGCGGCCCGGCCGCCGTCGACGACGCGTACGTCGAACCGGATCAGCCGCAGCGTGGCGGCGAGCAGGGCGCCGATGTTCGGCTCGTCGTCGACCACCAGGATCCGGGGCGGCCGGTCGGATCCGGTGCCGGTCGGGTGGTCGGTCGCGGCTGATGAGGACATTCCCCATGAATACCGGCCGCGCCTCGGAGCCGGCTGGGAGCCAGCTGTGGGTACGCGGTCAGTCCCCCCGCCACCGCCCGGACCCGCCAGCCACCTCGCGTACCCCCGGCCGGACACCTCCCGTACACCTGGAGTTCGCAGTTCGTTCCGAGGTTGTTTTGATCTGCGTGCTGTTTCCTCACCTTCGCACCGAATCCGCCCTACCTGAAGGTGAGGACCTGCCTATGCGCCCCGAATCGGCGGCACCGACGACGGCGACCCGTCCCGGAGCCGAATCCGGAGCTGAACGGGCCGGACATGCCCTGCGTGGTGCCACCCGGTTGCACGCCTTCAACCGGTACGAGATCAAGTACCTCGTCGACAACGCGGCGGTGCCCGCGCTGCGCGAGCGGCTCGCCGGCCGACTCGGCCGCGACAGCCACGCCGGCGTCGGCGGGTACGGGGTGTGGAGCGTCTACTACGACACCGACGACCTGCGCTTCTACTGGGAGAAGATCGAAGGTCTGCGGTTCCGGCGGAAGATCCGGATCCGGCACTACGGCGACCGGACCGGCATCGACGACGACACCACCGTGTACGTGGAGATCAAACAGCGGGTCAACCGGGTGACCCAGAAGCGGCGGATCGCCGTGCCGTACCGGCTCGCCCGTCAGCTCTGCGACGCCCGCGCCATGATCGAACACGCCGAGCCGCAGCGGGCCTTCGTCCAGGAGGTGCTCGGGCTGGTCAGCCGGCTGGACCTGCGCCCGACGGCGATCACCGGCTACCAGCGGCAGGCGTTCGTCGGGTCCGGCGCCGACCTGGGACTGCGGGTCACCCTGGATACCCGGGTACGCGGCCGCGACCGCGACTTCCACCTGGGCGCCGACGCCGAGAACCGGTTCATCGTGCCGCCGTCGCGTTCGATCATGGAAGTGAAGGCGAACGAGCGGGTCCCGTACTGGCTGACCGACCTCGCCGCCGAGGCCAACCTGTCGGTGGTCCGGGTCAGCAAGTACTGCCAGAGCGTGGAGGCGTTCGGCCGGGCACCCCGGTCGGTGTTCCACGTCCCAGACGACGAACCCGCGCCGGTCGTGGACCGGTCGGATCACGAACTGCTCACCATCGGCGCATCGGCGAAGGACTGAATCGACGTGGAAATCACCTTCCAGGACCTGTCCAGCACGTTCAGCCTGGGCGACATCGCCGCGTCCCTCGCGCTGTCGTTCGTGCTCAGCGCGATCATCGGCTGGGTCTACCGGGCCACCCACCGCAACGTCTCGTACAGCCAGTCGTACGTACAGACCTTGATCATTCTCGGCATGCTGATCTCGTTGATCATGCTGGTCGTCGGTTCCAACATCGCCCGCGCGTTCGCGCTGGTCGGAGCGCTGTCGGTGGTCCGCTTCCGCAACGCGATCAAGGAAACCCGCGACGTCGGCTTCATCTTCCTGGTGATGGGCATCGGGATGGCCTGCGGCACCCGGTTCTACCTGCTCGCGGTGATCGCGACGGTCGCCATCTGCCTGATCATCGTGGTGATGTACCGCTTCAACTGGTTCGCGCTGAACGTGCAACGGCAGGTGGTCAAGGTGCAGGTGCCGCCGGACGGCGACCACACCCAGGGCATCCAGGACGTGCTGCTGCGGCTGACCTCCGAGTTCGAGCTGGTGAGCATGGAATCGATCCGGGGCGGAGCGTTGACCGAGTTGATGTACACGGTCCGACTGAAGAAGGGCTCCGAGCCCGGTGAGCTGATCGCGGCGTTGAGCGAGCTGACCGCCGGGCAGCGGGTCACCGTACTGACCGGCTACGACCAGACGGACCTTTGATGGCCGGCCAGCCGAAGCGCCGACTGCGACATCGGATACCGGTCCGAATCCGGCACAACTACCGGCTGCTGGCCGCCTGCGCGACCTTCCTGCTGGTGATCACGGTCGTGCTGGGCAGCACCCGGATCCGGCCCTACGTCACCAGCGCGGCCGACAGCGCCACGGATGTGGTCACGATCGACATCGCCGGCACCGTCGACCTGTTCGACTCGACGGTGGCACACGAGTTCTCGTTGGTCTTCCGCGACGACGACTACCAACGGCTGCTCGACGCCTACTTCGACGACGGTGAGAAGGAGTACCTGGAGGCCGACCTCGTCGTCGACGGGACCGCGATTCCGAGCGTGGGCATCCGGCTCAAGGGCAACTCCACGCTGGGCGGGCTGACCCGCGACGGGGAGACCGCCCAGCGTGCCGGCGGCCAGTTCGGCGGTGGTGAAGGCCAGCCCGGTGGCGGTCGGCAGTTCGGCGGCGGCCAGGGCCAGCCCGGTGGCGGTGAAGGCCAGCCCGGTGGCGGTGAAGGCCAGCCCGGTGGCGCGCCGCAGGGCGGCGGGCCCGGTGGTGGCATGGGCATGGCCGGGCTCGCGGCCGAGGAGCCGGAGACCCTGCCCTGGTTGATCAGCTTCGACGAGTTCGTCGACGGCCGGCGCTACCAGGGGCTGCAGGAGGTCGCGGTGCGCGTCGGCGGGATGGGCGGCGGTGCCGCCGTCGCCAACGAGGCGTTGGCGCTGTCCCTGCTGGCCACCGCCGGAATGACCACCCAGCGGTACGCGTACACCTCGTTCACCGTCAACGACCGCCCGACCACCGCCCGGCTCGTCGTCGAACACCCGGACGAGCAGTACGCCGCCGGGGTCGGCACCAGCGGAGTGCTCTACAAGTCGCTGGCGTCCGGGTCGTTCGACTACCAGGGCGAGGATCTGGTCGAGTACCAGGACGACTTCAAGCAGATCAATCTGACCGGCAGTCAGGATCTGCAGCCGGTGATCAACCTGATCCGCTGGTTGTCCGAGGCCTCGGACGAGGAGTTCGACGCCGAACTGGCCGACCATGTCGACGTCGAGTCCTTCGCCCGCTACGTCGCCGCGCAGAACCTGCTGCTCAACTTCGACGACATGGCCGGCCCGGGGCGCAACTACTACCTGTACTACGACCTGGACACCCGCAAGTTCACGGTGATCAGCTGGGACCACAACCTGACGTTCAGCGGCGACGCCACGTCCGGGCCGAACGACGCCATCGGCATGGGCGGCTTCGGCCGGCCGGGCACCGCCCAGGAAGGCGGCGAGCCCGGCACTGCTCAGGAAGGCGGCGAGCCTGGCGCCGGGTTCCAACCGCCCGAGGGTTTTCAACCACCGGAGGGCTTCCAGCCGCCCGAGGGTTTTCAACCACCGGAGGGCTTCCAACCACCGGAGGGCTTCCAACCACCGGGCGGTGGGGAGCAGCAGGGCGGCGGGCCGGGAGGCCGGATGATGGGGCACCCACTCAAGGAGCGTTTCCTGGCCAGCGAGGCGTTCACCGAGGTGTACGAGGCCGCGTACCGCGATCTCTACCAGCAGATGTACGCCAGCGGCGCGGCGACCGCCACGCTGGACGGTTTGGCCGCCGTCCTGACCACCGTCGACGGCCAGGACGCCCAGGCGGCGACCGAGGAAATCGACCAGCTGCGGACCCTGGTCACCGAGCGCACCGAAAGCTTGCGTGACCAGGTCTGAGGGCGGGTTCCGACCGTAGAGTGGCCGTAGCACCCGCGACCGCCGCGTCAGCAGAGAGGATCCACCGATGGCGAAGCCCCCGTTGCCGCAACATCTGATCGAGATGTTGGAACGGCCGAATCCGGCGGTGATGGGCACGGTGAATCCGTCCGGGGCGCCAGTGACCGTGGCGACCTGGTATCGGTGGATCGACGGTCGGGTGCTGCTGAACCTCGACGCCACCCGCAAACGGTTGGCGCATCTGCGGACCGATCCACGGGTGTCGCTGACCGTGCTCGACGACGAGTCCTGGTATCGGCACGTCAGTCTGCACGGCAGCGTCACCCTGGTCGACGACCCCGACCTGACCGACATCGACCTGCTGGCACGGCACTACACCGGGGATCCGTACCCGAGCCGGGAGAGCCCACGGGTCTCGGCCTGGCTAGCCGTGGACAGCTACCACGCCTGGGGCCTGAAAGGCTGACCGGCCGCCGGCGAGACCGGCCGTTCGGCCGGCCTGGATGGGTTAAATAGAATGGCCCGGAATCATTCGCCGCCGGTCCGGGCCGCTCGACCCGCCGGCCGTCTCCGACCTGGGGACCCCGACCTGGGGAGTAATCGTGCTGACGATGCAGGACGCGCTGGCCCGCCTCGCGGCGTACTGGGCCGAGCAGGGCTGCCTGACGGTCCAGCCGATGAACACCGAGGTCGGCGCCGGCACCCTGAACCCGGCCACCTTCCTGCGGGTGCTCGGGCCGGAGCCGTGGCGGGTCGCGTACGTCGAGCCGTCGGTGCGCCCGGACGACTCCCGCTACGGTGAGAACCCGAACCGGGTGCAGACCCACACCCAGTTCCAGGTGATCCTCAAGCCGGAGCCGGGCGACGCGCAGGAGCTCTACCTGGGCAGCCTGGCCGCGCTCGGCATCGACGTGGCCGCGCACGACGTGCGTTTCGTCGAGGACAACTGGGCGTCGCCGGCGCTCGGTGCCTGGGGGCTGGGCTGGGAGGTGTGGCTGGACGGGCTGGAGATCACCCAGTTCACCTACTTCCAGCAGGCCGGCGGGATCAACCTGGACGTACCGTCGGTCGAGATCACCTACGGCATCGAGCGGATCATGATGGCGCTGCAGGGGGTGCGCCACTTCAAGGAGATCGAGTACGCCCCCGGCGTCTCCTACGGCGAGATCTTCGGCCCGGGCGAGTACGAGATGTCGCGCTACTACCTCGACGACGCCGACGTCGCCACCAACCGGCAACTGCTCGACCTGTACGCCGCCGAGGCGCAACGGATGATCGACGCCGGGCTGCCGGTGCCGGCGCACACCTTCGTACTCAAGTGTTCGCAGGCCTTCAACGTGCTCGACTCCCGGGGCGCGGTCTCCACCGCAGAGCGGGCCACCGAGTTCGCCCGGATGCGCCGGTTGGCCGGCGAGGTGGCTCAGCTCTGGGTCCGCCGTCGCGAGGAGCTCGGGCATCCACTCGGGGTGGTGTCGCCGTCGCCGGCCGGGCAGGCCGACCGGTCGGCCGCGCAGCCCGCCGAGTCGGGCCCGGCCCGGCAGCTGGTGTTCGAGATCGGCACCGAGGAGATGCCGCCCGCTGAGGTGCGCTCGGGCCGCCAACAGCTGGCCAAGCTGGTCACCGACCGGCTGGCCGCGACCCGGCTGACGCACGGCGCGGTGCA
This window harbors:
- a CDS encoding TIGR03618 family F420-dependent PPOX class oxidoreductase encodes the protein MAKPPLPQHLIEMLERPNPAVMGTVNPSGAPVTVATWYRWIDGRVLLNLDATRKRLAHLRTDPRVSLTVLDDESWYRHVSLHGSVTLVDDPDLTDIDLLARHYTGDPYPSRESPRVSAWLAVDSYHAWGLKG
- a CDS encoding sensor histidine kinase, whose amino-acid sequence is MRHRRWSHWTLRPRRWSHWTLRSRLVLATAVLTAVALILANSAGLILLRRSLTDRIDEQLSSMGRPFAGAAPPSLDSDGRRPRMFPGPALQPAQLVRLYEADGSSAEEFSSDPEMSPPEFDDFATLAQAAATGRPFTVPAVDGDGSWRVLAIARADGGVAVAAVSLREVDATADTLLVIDVVVVLMILLLLGMVAAATVRLGLRPLTRMEQISAEITAGDLSRRVVDDADPHTEVGRLGGALNSMLDRIETEVAGRTASEQRLRQFVADASHELRTPLTSIRGFAELYRRGGAAPGPELDEAMRRIEAEAARMGLLVEDLLLLSRLDQRRVPVRRPVDLLAVAADTVRDAHARAPNRTVRFAPAESGTVATPDLQPVSVPGDEPELRQVAANLVANALQHTGPGAEVTVRVGCLSSSAAVAPGRRIAAVGQDLPADVPLAVFEVADDGPGVPAAHASRIFERLYRVDPSRTRARGGGSGLGLAIAAAIVDSHGGRIELFERPGGGAVFRVLLPVSLLCRPASAPML
- a CDS encoding DUF4956 domain-containing protein, which encodes MEITFQDLSSTFSLGDIAASLALSFVLSAIIGWVYRATHRNVSYSQSYVQTLIILGMLISLIMLVVGSNIARAFALVGALSVVRFRNAIKETRDVGFIFLVMGIGMACGTRFYLLAVIATVAICLIIVVMYRFNWFALNVQRQVVKVQVPPDGDHTQGIQDVLLRLTSEFELVSMESIRGGALTELMYTVRLKKGSEPGELIAALSELTAGQRVTVLTGYDQTDL
- a CDS encoding response regulator transcription factor, whose product is MSSSAATDHPTGTGSDRPPRILVVDDEPNIGALLAATLRLIRFDVRVVDGGRAALVAVEEFDPDLVVLDVMMPDIDGFEVARTMRRGGRQHVPVLFLTARDAVQDRIAGLTVGADDYVSKPFSLEEVVLRIQAILRRSGVATVPESAGRVLCYADLELDEDAYEVRRGGRRVDLSPTEFKLLRYLMVNAGRVLSKSQILDRVWSYDFGGDGRIVESYVYYLRKKIDQHEPALIHTVRGVGYTLRLPRAVDD
- a CDS encoding polyphosphate polymerase domain-containing protein; protein product: MRPESAAPTTATRPGAESGAERAGHALRGATRLHAFNRYEIKYLVDNAAVPALRERLAGRLGRDSHAGVGGYGVWSVYYDTDDLRFYWEKIEGLRFRRKIRIRHYGDRTGIDDDTTVYVEIKQRVNRVTQKRRIAVPYRLARQLCDARAMIEHAEPQRAFVQEVLGLVSRLDLRPTAITGYQRQAFVGSGADLGLRVTLDTRVRGRDRDFHLGADAENRFIVPPSRSIMEVKANERVPYWLTDLAAEANLSVVRVSKYCQSVEAFGRAPRSVFHVPDDEPAPVVDRSDHELLTIGASAKD
- a CDS encoding CotH kinase family protein translates to MAGQPKRRLRHRIPVRIRHNYRLLAACATFLLVITVVLGSTRIRPYVTSAADSATDVVTIDIAGTVDLFDSTVAHEFSLVFRDDDYQRLLDAYFDDGEKEYLEADLVVDGTAIPSVGIRLKGNSTLGGLTRDGETAQRAGGQFGGGEGQPGGGRQFGGGQGQPGGGEGQPGGGEGQPGGAPQGGGPGGGMGMAGLAAEEPETLPWLISFDEFVDGRRYQGLQEVAVRVGGMGGGAAVANEALALSLLATAGMTTQRYAYTSFTVNDRPTTARLVVEHPDEQYAAGVGTSGVLYKSLASGSFDYQGEDLVEYQDDFKQINLTGSQDLQPVINLIRWLSEASDEEFDAELADHVDVESFARYVAAQNLLLNFDDMAGPGRNYYLYYDLDTRKFTVISWDHNLTFSGDATSGPNDAIGMGGFGRPGTAQEGGEPGTAQEGGEPGAGFQPPEGFQPPEGFQPPEGFQPPEGFQPPEGFQPPGGGEQQGGGPGGRMMGHPLKERFLASEAFTEVYEAAYRDLYQQMYASGAATATLDGLAAVLTTVDGQDAQAATEEIDQLRTLVTERTESLRDQV